A part of Leifsonia xyli subsp. xyli str. CTCB07 genomic DNA contains:
- a CDS encoding site-specific integrase, producing MGGEATAITWGDIAFSSNPPTVRIEKAWKKSESGAPVLKHPKSQKSKRTVSLWPEIVQALGSPQAGDQLVFQSERTGTHLWYGPFRSRIWVAAINAANDPEKCGPLGLTPIGKRPNIHDLRHTHASWLIAAGAPLPYVQARLGHEDIQTTVNLYGHLLPDAHHQMANIMADVMSGVLPRIEPASLELLA from the coding sequence AACCCGCCGACTGTGCGTATCGAGAAAGCATGGAAGAAGTCCGAGAGTGGGGCGCCTGTTCTCAAGCATCCGAAGTCGCAGAAGTCGAAGCGCACCGTCTCGCTGTGGCCCGAAATCGTTCAAGCGCTGGGTTCACCGCAAGCAGGCGACCAGCTGGTGTTCCAGTCTGAACGGACGGGCACACATCTCTGGTATGGTCCATTCCGGTCACGCATATGGGTAGCGGCGATAAATGCCGCCAACGATCCCGAGAAGTGCGGGCCGCTTGGTCTGACACCGATCGGGAAACGCCCCAACATCCATGATCTACGGCACACCCATGCCTCCTGGCTGATTGCGGCCGGAGCCCCGCTGCCGTACGTCCAAGCCCGGCTGGGGCACGAGGACATCCAAACCACCGTGAACCTCTACGGGCATCTCCTACCCGACGCGCACCACCAAATGGCGAACATCATGGCGGACGTTATGTCTGGTGTTCTCCCACGAATTGAACCAGCATCCTTAGAGCTCCTCGCGTGA
- a CDS encoding ImmA/IrrE family metallo-endopeptidase — MGGSYDPFKHAEEMGIEIIHRPLRTKNALWLPDRNLIVVKERMRSVHTRCSIAHELGHVHYGHVDDRPKHEVQADRFAAENLIDFAEIRDHLGWIGHPQLLAAELGVTHRLLRTYINVHRLAS, encoded by the coding sequence GTGGGTGGCTCTTATGACCCGTTCAAACACGCGGAAGAGATGGGTATCGAGATCATCCACCGCCCCCTCAGAACGAAGAACGCCCTCTGGCTCCCCGACCGGAATCTGATAGTCGTCAAAGAGCGCATGAGGTCTGTGCATACACGATGTTCCATCGCCCACGAGCTGGGTCATGTGCATTATGGGCACGTGGATGATCGGCCGAAACATGAGGTACAGGCGGATCGCTTCGCAGCCGAGAACTTGATCGATTTCGCCGAGATACGAGACCATCTCGGTTGGATCGGGCATCCACAGCTACTCGCCGCCGAACTCGGGGTGACGCACCGACTGTTGCGCACTTACATAAACGTCCACCGTCTGGCCTCCTGA
- a CDS encoding helix-turn-helix domain-containing protein: MDTEEAVTPVQLARHLNCSVDKVLRMAKTKEIPSFRIGRLWRFFPEQVDVTFLRDPDPWAQSNQSRSRRRST; encoded by the coding sequence ATGGATACCGAAGAGGCCGTCACCCCCGTGCAGCTAGCCCGGCACCTCAACTGCTCCGTCGACAAGGTGCTTCGGATGGCGAAGACAAAGGAGATTCCATCATTCAGGATCGGTCGCCTATGGCGATTCTTCCCTGAACAAGTAGACGTAACCTTTCTCCGTGATCCGGACCCGTGGGCACAGTCGAATCAGTCCCGTTCTCGTCGGCGTTCTACCTAA
- a CDS encoding helix-turn-helix domain-containing protein — protein sequence MGKQLRAEIAAGGSNITDMARMIGIARSALDNYVTGKRAIPIPIAYKVCESLGIDPHVVVARAEERFATETRHTAAR from the coding sequence GTGGGCAAGCAGCTTCGTGCCGAGATCGCAGCAGGTGGAAGCAACATCACCGACATGGCGCGCATGATCGGCATCGCCCGCAGTGCGCTCGACAACTACGTCACCGGCAAGCGCGCTATCCCCATCCCCATCGCCTACAAGGTCTGCGAGAGCCTCGGAATCGACCCTCACGTTGTGGTGGCGCGAGCCGAGGAGAGATTCGCGACCGAAACAAGACACACCGCCGCCCGCTGA
- a CDS encoding helix-turn-helix domain-containing protein: protein MVASAVTFELGRADRSKRWLSEKTGIPYSTLDRRLKGQKDFTFTDLANIANVLGVSPSVFTPSVFARTETAA from the coding sequence ATGGTGGCTTCTGCGGTCACATTTGAGCTTGGTCGAGCTGATCGATCGAAGCGGTGGCTGTCAGAGAAGACGGGCATCCCATACTCAACCCTCGACCGGAGACTGAAAGGTCAAAAGGACTTCACTTTCACCGATCTTGCGAACATAGCGAACGTACTCGGAGTGTCACCGTCTGTGTTCACCCCCTCTGTTTTCGCGCGGACGGAGACGGCCGCGTGA
- a CDS encoding BRO family protein, with product MSSTEIIPFTFEEVNVRTVLVDGEPWFILRDVLSVLGLSNPTEAVRSLDEDEFSTTELSLDGQRRNYYLVNEPGLYSLILRSRKTEARAFKRWVTHEVLPQIRRTGSYSVVPADDVALPQNYVEALEALLVREKANQQLIVENAGLVPRAGAWDAIASAVGDYSVGDAAKILSRAGIPTGPQRLFAQLEGIRWVYRGGDGKWRAYAERVEKGYLAEKAQFHHHPATGDLVLDAPQVRGTVKGVDRLRQRLHVGALTAVTA from the coding sequence ATGAGTTCCACGGAGATTATACCGTTCACCTTCGAGGAGGTGAACGTCCGTACCGTCCTCGTTGACGGTGAGCCCTGGTTCATCCTCCGGGATGTGTTGAGCGTCCTCGGCCTGTCGAACCCGACCGAGGCTGTCCGCTCGCTCGATGAAGACGAGTTCAGTACTACTGAACTCAGCCTCGACGGACAACGCCGCAACTACTACCTCGTCAACGAGCCAGGGCTGTACTCGCTGATTCTTCGAAGCCGGAAGACCGAAGCTCGCGCGTTCAAACGCTGGGTGACGCATGAGGTGCTCCCGCAGATCCGTCGGACGGGTTCCTACTCGGTCGTTCCGGCCGACGATGTCGCTCTCCCGCAGAACTATGTGGAGGCGTTGGAGGCGTTGTTGGTGCGGGAGAAGGCGAACCAGCAGCTCATTGTTGAGAACGCGGGTTTGGTTCCGCGTGCGGGTGCGTGGGATGCGATCGCCTCAGCGGTGGGTGACTACTCGGTTGGGGATGCGGCGAAGATCCTGTCCCGGGCGGGGATTCCCACCGGCCCGCAACGCTTGTTCGCCCAGTTGGAGGGAATCCGGTGGGTGTATCGCGGTGGGGATGGGAAGTGGCGCGCCTACGCGGAGCGGGTGGAGAAAGGCTACCTGGCGGAGAAGGCCCAGTTCCACCACCACCCCGCAACCGGGGACCTCGTGCTCGACGCCCCGCAGGTGCGGGGCACCGTGAAAGGCGTGGACCGGTTACGGCAGCGTCTCCATGTTGGGGCGCTCACGGCGGTAACCGCATGA